A window of Stutzerimonas stutzeri genomic DNA:
CTTTCGCAGCTTGCTGGCTGAACTCGACGGTATGGAGCAGGGCCTCAAGACCGACTTCGACGACCTGCTGGAGGCCGAGGAAGAAACGCTCACGGACGAGCCATCCGAGGCGAAGCCGGCGCCCTGATCGGAACTTTTCGCCGAGCGCGGTCGCGCGTGCCAATAAAGTGATCGGCACCCTCGCGGGGGCGCTCGCAGCCAAGTCCTTCCACCATCAACCCGCCCGGCTGGCACTTCGGTCGTCGGCATCGCATCGCGTCCGAACGCCAACTGACCCTGGATGGTTTATGGTTGTCTGAGCTTTCAACCAAACGTTGAGCTGTTCAACCAACAGTTGAATCTTGCAGCAGGAGTGAGGCATGCATCCGCGAGTTCTAGAAGTCACCGAGCGCCTGGTCGAGCGCAGCCGCAAAACCCGTGAGCGCTATCTGGCGATGATGGCCGCTGCCGCCAGCGAGGGCCCGCAGAGAGGCGGGCTGCAATGCGCCAACTTCGCTCATGGTGTCGCCGGCTGCAATTCCAGTCAGGACAAGCAGAGTCTGCGCCTGATGAACGCGGCAAACGTTGCCATCGTTTCGGCGTACAACGACATGCTGTCGGCGCATCAGCCCTACGAGCATTTTCCGGAAATGATTCGCCAGGCACTGCGCGATATCGGTTCGGTCGGTCAGTTCGCGGGTGGCGTGCCGGCCATGTGCGATGGCGTCACGCAGGGCGAGGCGGGCATGGAAATGAGCCTGGCCAGCCGCGAAGTGATCGCCATGAGCACCGCTGTTGCGCTGTCGCACAACATGTTCGATGCGGCGCTGATGCTCGGCATTTGCGACAAGATCGTGCCCGGCCTGATGATAGGCGCGCTGCGCTTCGGCCATCTGCCGACCATCTTCGTTCCAGGCGGACCCATGCCTTCTGGAATTCCCAACAAGGCGAAGGCCGAGGTGCGCCAGCGTTACGCCGAGGGCAAGGCCAGCCGCGAGGAACTGTTGGAGTCGGAAATGAACTCCTATCACAGCCCCGGTACCTGCACGTTTTATGGCACGGCCAATACCAATCAGGTGGTAATGGAAATCATGGGCCTGCATCTGCCGGGCTCATCGTTCGTCAACCCATACACGCCGCTACGCGATGCGTTGACTCGCGAGGCAGCGCAGCAGGTGACGCGTCTGACCCACCAGGCCGGTAATTACACACCGCTGTGTCAGGTGGTCGACGAGAAGTCCATCGTCAATTCGGTCGTCGCGCTAAACGCCACCGGTGGGTCGACCAACCATACCTTGCACATTCCCGCATTCGCCCGTGCCGCTGGCATCCAGCTGACCTGGCAGGATATGGCCGATCTTTCCGAGGTGGTGCCGACGCTGGCCAAGGTTTACCCCAACGGTCAGGCCGACGTGAATCACTTCCATGCCTGTGGCGGCGTGCCGTTCATGGTGCGCACGCTGCTCGATGCCGGATTGCTGCATGAAGATGTGCATACCGTGGTCGGCAAGGGGCTGCGACGTTACATCCAGGAGCCGTTCTTCGACGGAGACAAGTTGGTCTGGCGTGACGGGCCAGCGCAGAGCCTCGATGAGAACATCCTGCGCCCGGCCGAGCGGCCATTCTCCCCGGAAGGCGGGCTGCGCGTGCTGGAGGGCAACCTTGGCCGTGGGGTCACCAAAATTTCCGCGGTGGCACCAGAGCACCGTGTGGTCCAGGCGCCAGCGCGGGTGTTCATTGATCAGAGCGAGCTGGCGGCTGCGTTCAAGGCTGGCGAGCTGGAGCGCGACTTCATTGCGGTAGTGCGCTTTCAAGGCCCGAAGTCCAACGGCATGCCGGAGTTGCACAAACTCACGCCGTTCCTCGGTGTATTGCAGGACCGTGGCTACAAGGTGGCACTGGTCACCGACGGGCGCATGTCCGGAGCCTCTGGCAAAGTGCCGGCGGCCATTCACGTCTGCCCCGAGGCGCTGGACGGCGGGCCGCTGGCGCGGGTGCGCGATGGCGACATCATCCGTGTAGATGGCGAGACCGGGGAACTGCGGGCACTGGTTGATCCCGCCGAATGGAATGCGCGTGAACCGGCGATTCGGCCTGAAGACATGGGCATTGGCTGCGGTCGTGAGCTCTTTGCCTTCATGCGCGCCTCGTTCAGCACGGCAGAGCAGGGCGCCAGCGCATTCACCGAGAGTCTGGAGGCGCTCAAGTGAAGACAGCGCTGGTTGGAGACATCGGAGGTACCAACGCACGTTTCGCCCTGTGGCGTGATCAGCATATCGAGCAGATTCGCGTGCTCCCCACCGCGGATTATGCGCGGCCGGAACTGGCGATCCGCGCGTATCTGAATGAAGTGGACCAGCCACTCGAAGCGCTCGAAGCGGTCTGCCTGGCCTGTGCCGGACCGGTCGGCGGCGATCTTTTTCGCTTTACCAACAACCATTGGCAGCTGAGCCGGGAGGCGTTCTGCCGCGAGTTGGGCGTAAAGGAGCTGTTGCTGATCAACGACTTCACCGCCATGGCGCTGGGCATGACACGCCTGCACGATGGCGAGCGCATCACGGTTTGCCAGGGCGAGCCTGAACCAGGACGGCCGCGGCTGGTCATAGGGCCCGGCACCGGGCTCGGGGTTGCAGGGCTGTTGCCGTTGTCTGGCGGCGGCTGGCGGGCCTTGCCCGGTGAGGGCGGGCATATCTGCCTGCCGATCGGTACAGATCGGGAAGCGGCGATCTGGTCGCAGCTGCATCGCTCCCTTGGCCATGTCAATGCCGAGGCGGTGCTCAGCGGTCCGGGCCTGCTGACGTTGTACCGCGCCTGTTGTGCGCTGGATGGGCAGCAGCAGGCTTTCGCTTCACCTGCCGAGGTTACTCGCGCAGCGCTGGCCGGTGAGCCATACGCGGCGGCAGTGCTGGAACAGTTCTGTCGCTGGCTGGGGCGCATCGTCGGAGACAACGTGCTGACACTTGGCGCTCGCGGTGGCGTATACATCGTCGGTGGCGTGGTGCCACGCTTCGTCGATATCTTCCTGGCTAGCGGCTTTCGCGATGCACTACGCGAGAAGGGGCAGATGAGCGGTTATTTCGATCGACTGCCGGTGTGGCTGGTGACCGCGCCTTACCCCGGTCTGGAAGGGGCAGGCGTGGCGCTGCAACCGTTGCTGGAGGGTGCCTAGGCGGCGACAGACAGATCAGGTCGGTGGTGATCGGATAACAACAAGAAAGGGACGTGACGTGAGCCAAGCAGGTAAGAACATTCTTCTGGTCGACGACGATCAGGAAATCCGTGAACTGTTGCAGACCTATCTCAGTCGCTCAGGCTTTCAGGTGCGTGGCGTGCCGGACGGCGGTCAGTTTCGTGCTGCCCTGTGTGCCGAACCGGCCGACCTGGTAATTCTCGACGTCATGCTCCCCGACGAGGACGGCTTCAGCCTGTGCCGCTGGATTCGCCAGCATGACCGGCTGGCTTCAATGCCGATCATCATGCTCACGGCGAGCTCCGACGAGACGGACAGGGTGATTGGCCTGGAACTCGGCGCAGACGATTATCTGGGCAAACCCTTCAGCCCGCGCGAGTTGTTGGCGCGGATCAAGGCCCTGCTGCGGCGGGTCAGCTTCGCCCAGGAGCGTGGCAGCGATGTGCTGGCCTTCGATGAGTGGCGGCTGGACATGATCAGCCACCGCCTGTTCCACGCCGACGGCGAGGAAGTCTTTCTCTCAGGCGCCGATTTCGCCCTGCTCAAGCTGTTCCTCGATCATCCGCAGCAGATCCTCGACCGCGACACCATCGCCAACGCCACGCGCGGCCGCGAGGTGATGCCGCTGGAGCGCATCGTCGACATGGCTGTCAGCCGTCTGCGCCAGCGCCTGCGCGACACCGGCAAGTCGCCGCGGCTGATCCGCACCGTGCGTGGCAGCGGCTATCTGTTGGCCACCCAGGTAACGCCGCACCATGAATCTGCGCACTGAGCGGCGGCGCCTGCGGCTGGTGCCGCGCTCGCTGCTCGGACGGATGCTGCTCCTGACCCTGCTGGCGGTGTTGCTGGCTCAGGGCCTGTCGAGTCTGATCTGGCTGTCACAGCTGCGCGCCAGCCAGATGGAAGGCCTGCTGACCAGCGCCCGCAGCCTGGCGCAGTCGATGGCCGCCAGCGTCAGCTACTTCCGTTCGTTGCCACTGGGCTATCGTCCGCTGGTACTCGATCAGCTGCGCAGCATGGGCGGCACGCGGTTTTTCGTCTCGCTGAACGACAACCCGCTGGACATGAAGATTCTTCCGGAGACGCCGCGCAAGCGGGCCGTCCTGCATGAAGTGGAGCAGGTGTTGCGTCAACGGCTCGGCGGCGAGGTGGACCTGACCATCGAATTCGTCAGTCCGGACGACCTGCGCATCTTCAACAGCGGCATCAAGCTCGATGAACTGCCGCGCTCCTGGGCGCACTACGCGCTGGGGCTAGAACCGCTGTCGCCGCCGGTACTGGTGACGCAAATCCAGATCGCCCCACAGGAATGGCTGTACCTGGCCTCGCTGATGCCGGCGCCCTACGTCAGCCTGGAAGACGAGGGCCTGCCGATCCAGCAGCTCTGGTTCATCGTGCTGACCAGCGCCTTTCTGCTGCTGTTCATCGGTCTGCTGGTGCGCTGGCAGAGCCGGCCACTCAAGCGCCTGGCCAAGGCAGCGCGTGAATTGTCGTTGGGCGCCGAGGTGCAAACCCTGACCGAAACCGGCGCCAGTGAGATCGTCGAGGTGAGTCGCGCCTTCAACAACATGCGTGAGCGCATCAGCCGTTACCTGACCGAGCGGGGACAACTGTTCAGCGCCATTTCCCACGACCTGCGTACGCCCATCACGCGGTTGCGCCTGCGGGTCGAGTTGCTGGAAGACGAAGCCCAGCAGATCAAATTCACCCGCGATCTCGACGAGCTGGAACTGCTGGTCAAGGGCGCGCTGCAATGCGTGAAGGACACTGATATCCACGAGAACATCGAGGCGGTCGACCTCAATCTG
This region includes:
- a CDS encoding glucokinase gives rise to the protein MKTALVGDIGGTNARFALWRDQHIEQIRVLPTADYARPELAIRAYLNEVDQPLEALEAVCLACAGPVGGDLFRFTNNHWQLSREAFCRELGVKELLLINDFTAMALGMTRLHDGERITVCQGEPEPGRPRLVIGPGTGLGVAGLLPLSGGGWRALPGEGGHICLPIGTDREAAIWSQLHRSLGHVNAEAVLSGPGLLTLYRACCALDGQQQAFASPAEVTRAALAGEPYAAAVLEQFCRWLGRIVGDNVLTLGARGGVYIVGGVVPRFVDIFLASGFRDALREKGQMSGYFDRLPVWLVTAPYPGLEGAGVALQPLLEGA
- a CDS encoding response regulator translates to MSQAGKNILLVDDDQEIRELLQTYLSRSGFQVRGVPDGGQFRAALCAEPADLVILDVMLPDEDGFSLCRWIRQHDRLASMPIIMLTASSDETDRVIGLELGADDYLGKPFSPRELLARIKALLRRVSFAQERGSDVLAFDEWRLDMISHRLFHADGEEVFLSGADFALLKLFLDHPQQILDRDTIANATRGREVMPLERIVDMAVSRLRQRLRDTGKSPRLIRTVRGSGYLLATQVTPHHESAH
- the edd gene encoding phosphogluconate dehydratase, whose protein sequence is MHPRVLEVTERLVERSRKTRERYLAMMAAAASEGPQRGGLQCANFAHGVAGCNSSQDKQSLRLMNAANVAIVSAYNDMLSAHQPYEHFPEMIRQALRDIGSVGQFAGGVPAMCDGVTQGEAGMEMSLASREVIAMSTAVALSHNMFDAALMLGICDKIVPGLMIGALRFGHLPTIFVPGGPMPSGIPNKAKAEVRQRYAEGKASREELLESEMNSYHSPGTCTFYGTANTNQVVMEIMGLHLPGSSFVNPYTPLRDALTREAAQQVTRLTHQAGNYTPLCQVVDEKSIVNSVVALNATGGSTNHTLHIPAFARAAGIQLTWQDMADLSEVVPTLAKVYPNGQADVNHFHACGGVPFMVRTLLDAGLLHEDVHTVVGKGLRRYIQEPFFDGDKLVWRDGPAQSLDENILRPAERPFSPEGGLRVLEGNLGRGVTKISAVAPEHRVVQAPARVFIDQSELAAAFKAGELERDFIAVVRFQGPKSNGMPELHKLTPFLGVLQDRGYKVALVTDGRMSGASGKVPAAIHVCPEALDGGPLARVRDGDIIRVDGETGELRALVDPAEWNAREPAIRPEDMGIGCGRELFAFMRASFSTAEQGASAFTESLEALK
- a CDS encoding ATP-binding protein, coding for MNLRTERRRLRLVPRSLLGRMLLLTLLAVLLAQGLSSLIWLSQLRASQMEGLLTSARSLAQSMAASVSYFRSLPLGYRPLVLDQLRSMGGTRFFVSLNDNPLDMKILPETPRKRAVLHEVEQVLRQRLGGEVDLTIEFVSPDDLRIFNSGIKLDELPRSWAHYALGLEPLSPPVLVTQIQIAPQEWLYLASLMPAPYVSLEDEGLPIQQLWFIVLTSAFLLLFIGLLVRWQSRPLKRLAKAARELSLGAEVQTLTETGASEIVEVSRAFNNMRERISRYLTERGQLFSAISHDLRTPITRLRLRVELLEDEAQQIKFTRDLDELELLVKGALQCVKDTDIHENIEAVDLNLLLEHIVEPYQACDRTRVTLDGRALASYPGKPLALKRCIGNLLDNALKYGERAHLHVEDDKETLVLHVDDEGPGVPEQRLEQVFEPHVRLSGQQQGYGLGLGIARNIAHAHGGELSMRNLQPGGLRVTLTLPR